Part of the Bacteroidota bacterium genome, TTCATTTTCCTTAAATTCCAGATGCAGATCGGAGCAGTATTGAATAGAGAGCATATAATTATCACGTTTGGGATAAAAACAAATATTGAACCAGCGTGTCTGCTGAAATCTTTGAATAGGGCGTTGCAAAAATCAGCCACGGTCATCGGCGCAAAGGTAACATGAATTTTTTTTGAGGCATGAAATAGTTGTGTCCGCTCGCAGGTCTTAAGTTTTTTCGCAAATAACAATTCCCTGACGGTGAAATAACCTATATTTGAATCCTCTATACTAAAAGATATAATGTATTGATTATATGATTACAGGAGAACTGAAAAATAAGATAGACAAGGTTTGGGACGCTTTCTGGACAGGGGGAATATCAAATCCGCTAACCGTTATTGAACAAATAACCTATTTGCTCTTTATTAAAAGGCTGGATGAACTGCATACGGCCAAAGAACTCAAAGCGAATACCCTAAAAGTGCCGCTGGATAAACCGATTTTCAGCAAGGATCAACAGAATCTGCGCTGGAGCCGGTTTAAGGATAAGGACGCGGAGCAGATGTATGAAATCGTGAGCAAAGAGGCATTTCAATTCATGAAAGATTTAGGTAACATGAATGGTGACAGTACCGAAAGCCCATTTGCCAAATTCATGAAGGGTGCAACATTCATGATCCCAACACCAAATCTGCTGGACAAAGTGGTGAACATGATCTCTGACATTCCAATGCAGGACAGGGATACAAAGGGCGACCTTTATGAATACCTTCTTTCTAAAATTGCAACTGCTGGAAAAAACGGGCAATTCCGTACTCCCCGCCATATTATTAAAATGATGGTGGCCATGATGAAACCTGCACCCGAAGATACCATATTCGATCCGGCTTGCGGTTCAGGTGGATTTTTAGTAGCTGCCGGGGAATATATGCACGATCATTATGCTGATTTGTTTCATAAAAAGGATTTCCGCGACAAATACAACAGCAGGATGTTTACCGGAAATGAGTTTGATGCCACAATGATACGCATCGGAGCCATGAATATGCTGCTGCATGGTATCGAAAGCCCCACGCTATACGACCGCGATTCACTTGCCGAGAGTTTCACTATCAGGAACCAGTATTCCCTGATCCTGGCCAATCCACCGTTTAAGGGCTCATTGGACGAAGAATCGGTAGAGAAGAGTCTGCTTAAAATGGTCAAAACAAAAAAAACCGAACTGCTTTTCCTTGCCCTTATGCTTCGTACACTAAAGACTGGCGGGCGTTGTGCCGTGATTGTTCCCGATGGCGTATTATTCGGTTCTTCCAATGCACATACTGCAATTCGTCAGGAAATAATCGACAACCAAAAGTTGGAAGCCGTTATTTCCATGCCCTCCGGTGTGTTTAAGCCTTATGCCGGAGTGAGTACTGCCGTCCTGATCTTTACCAAAACCACAAGCGGCGGGACTGACAATGTCTGGTTCTATGATATGAAAGCCGATGGTTTCAGCCTTGACGATAAACGCAACCCGATTGAGCAGAACGATATTTCCGATATTATTAGCCGATTTG contains:
- a CDS encoding class I SAM-dependent DNA methyltransferase; translation: MITGELKNKIDKVWDAFWTGGISNPLTVIEQITYLLFIKRLDELHTAKELKANTLKVPLDKPIFSKDQQNLRWSRFKDKDAEQMYEIVSKEAFQFMKDLGNMNGDSTESPFAKFMKGATFMIPTPNLLDKVVNMISDIPMQDRDTKGDLYEYLLSKIATAGKNGQFRTPRHIIKMMVAMMKPAPEDTIFDPACGSGGFLVAAGEYMHDHYADLFHKKDFRDKYNSRMFTGNEFDATMIRIGAMNMLLHGIESPTLYDRDSLAESFTIRNQYSLILANPPFKGSLDEESVEKSLLKMVKTKKTELLFLALMLRTLKTGGRCAVIVPDGVLFGSSNAHTAIRQEIIDNQKLEAVISMPSGVFKPYAGVSTAVLIFTKTTSGGTDNVWFYDMKADGFSLDDKRNPIEQNDISDIISRFEKRSAEKMRKRTDQSFLVPVQEIRDNKYDLSINRYKEIVYEEKQYDSPVKIIADIRDLDKQRMTELNDLEKLLNQ